The following coding sequences lie in one Anas acuta chromosome 17, bAnaAcu1.1, whole genome shotgun sequence genomic window:
- the DTX1 gene encoding E3 ubiquitin-protein ligase DTX1, which yields MARQGAGALLASGTLGFPPQNLARVVVWEWLNEHGRWRPYSAAVCHHIENVLKEDARGSVVLGQVDVQLAPYVIDLQSMHQFRQDTGTMRPVRRNFYDPSSAPGKGIVWEWENDNSSWTPYDMDICITIQNAYEKQHPWLDLSSLGFCYLIYFSSMSQMNRQTQRKRRLRRRMDLAYPLTMGSIPKSQSWPVGASTGQPCSCQQCLLVNSTRAASNAILASQRRKLYPGGAGTLPVRQSSTFAGGTLWPAGTGTAAGGVAKGETPRAPAGAFGRSQSAPSGAQLPGLNNLNRPGTQRGAGVSARAAVPPGVPALPVKNLNGTGPVHPALAGMTGILMCAAGLPVCLTRAPKPILHPPPVSKSDIKPVPGVSGICRKTKKKHLKKSKNPEDVVRRYIQKVKTPPDEDCTICMERLVTSSGYEGVLSHRGIKPELVGKLGKCGHMYHLLCLVAMYNNGNKDGSLQCPTCKAIYGEKTGTQPPGKMEFHLIPHSLPGYTDSKTIRIVYDIPTGIQGPEHPNPGKKFTARGFPRHCYLPDNEKGRKVLKLLIVAWDRRLIFTIGTSNTTGESDTVVWNEIHHKTEFGSNLTGHGYPDPNYLDNVLAELLAQGVSEATLKD from the exons ATGGCGCGGCAGGGAGCGGGGGCCCTGCTGGCCTCCGGCACTTTGGGgttccccccccaaaacctgGCCCGCGTGGTGGTCTGGGAGTGGCTGAACGAGCACGGGCGCTGGCGGCCCTACTCGGCCGCCGTCTGCCACCACATCGAGAACGTGCTGAAGGAGGACGCCCGCGGCAGCGTGGTGCTGGGCCAGGTCGACGTCCAGCTGGCGCCCTACGTCATCGACCTGCAGTCCATGCACCAGTTCCGGCAGGACACGG GCACCATGCGCCCCGTGCGCAGGAACTTCTACGACCCGTCCTCGGCGCCGGGGAAGGGCATCGTGTGGGAGTGGGAGAACGACAACAGCTCGTGGACGCCCTACGACATGGACATCTGCATCACCATCCAGAACGCCTACGAGAAGCAGCACCCGTGGCTGGACCTCTCCTCCCTGGGCTTCTGCTACCTCATCTACTTCAGCAGCATGTCGCAGATGAACCGGCAGACGCAGCGCAAGCGCCGCCTGCGGCGCCGCATGGACCTGGCCTACCCGCTCACCATGGGCTCCATCCCCAAATCCCAGTCGTGGCCGGTGGGCGCCAGCACGGGGCAGCCCTGCTCGTGCCAGCAGTGCCTGCTGGTCAACAGCACCCGCGCCGCCTCCAACGCCATCCTGGCCTCGCAGCGCCGCAAGCTCTACCCCGGCGGCGCGGGGACGCTGCCCGTGCGGCAGAGCAGCACCTTCGCCGGTGGCACGCTGTGGccggcggggacggggacagcagCGGGCGGCGTGGCCAAGGGGGAGACGCCAAGGGCGCCCGCCGGGGCTTTTGGGCGCAGCCAGAGCGCGCCCAGCGGTGCGCAGCTGCCCGGCCTCAATAATCTCAACCGGCCTGGCACGCAGCGGGGGGCCGGTGTCAGCGCCCGCGCTGCGGTGCCCCCGGG GGTGCCAGCACTCCCAGTCAAGAACCTGAACGGCACCGGCCCCGTCCATCCCGCCCTGGCAG GGATGACGGGCATCCTGATGTGTGCCGCCGGGCTGCCCGTCTGCCTGACCCGTGCGCCCAAACCCATCCTGCACCCGCCGCCCGTCAGCAAGAGCGACATCAAGCCCGTGCCCGGGGTCAGCGGCATCTGCAGGAAAACCAAGAAGAAGCACCTCAAAAAGA GCAAGAACCCAGAGGACGTGGTGCGGCGCTACATCCAGAAGGTGAAGACCCCCCCGGACGAG GACTGCACCATCTGCATGGAGCGTCTCGTCACCTCCTCGGGCTACGAGGGCGTCCTGAGCCACCGCGGCATCAAGCCGGAGCTGGTGGGCAAGCTGGGCAAGTGCGGGCACATGTACCACCTGCTGTGCCTCGTGGCCATGTACAACAACGGCAACAAG GACGGCAGCTTGCAGTGCCCCACCTGCAAGGCCATCTACGGGGAGAAGACGGGCACGCAGCCCCCCGGGAAGATGGAGTTTCACCTCATCCCCCATTCCCTCCCGGGTTACACCGACTCCAAAACCATCCGGATCGTCTATGACATCCCCACCGGCATCCAG GGTCCAGAGCACCCCAACCCTGGCAAGAAGTTCACGGCGCGCGGCTTCCCGCGGCACTGCTACCTGCCCGACAACGAGAAGGGCAGGAAG GTGCTGAAGCTGCTGATCGTGGCCTGGGACCGGCGGCTCATCTTCACCATCGGCACCTCCAACACCACGGGCGAGTCGGACACGGTGGTGTGGAACGAGATCCACCACAAGACCGAGTTCGGCTCCAACCTGACGGGTCACGGCTACCCCGACCCCAACTACCTGGACAACGTCCTGGCCGAGCTGCTGGCCCAGGGCGTCTCCGAGGCCACCCTGAAGGACTGA
- the LOC137841153 gene encoding guanine nucleotide exchange factor subunit RIC1-like — MTPIQPPPVPILALKQPPPQPPKEHPSNPSFCLSIRLSIRPSVRPSIHPSVHLSICLSVCPSTHPKEHLSICPSVRPSIHPSMHPSVRPSIYPSVYPSIHPSIHPSIHPSIHPSIHPSIPSIHPSIHVSMRPSVCPSIYPSIRPSVHPSIHPSVRPSVQPTI, encoded by the exons atgacccccatccagccccccccagtccccatcctggccctgaagcagccccccccccaacccccca AGGAGCATCCATCTAACCCTTCCTTCTGTCTGTCCATCCGCCTGtccatccgtccgtccgtccgtccatccatccatccctctgtccatctgtccatctgtctgtctgtctgtccatccacCCACCCCAAGGAACATCTGTCCATttgtccgtctgtccgtccgtccatccatccatccatgcatccatctgtccgtccatccatctATCCATCTgtctatccatccatccatccatccatccatccatccatccatccatccatccatccatccatccatccgtccatcc catccatccatccgtccatccATGTGTCCATGCGTCCatctgtctgtccatccatctatccatccatccgtccgtctgtccatccatccatccatccatccgtccgtccgtctgtccaaCCAACCATC
- the EMID1 gene encoding EMI domain-containing protein 1 isoform X2: MGGLAGGLGHRCPPLPLALGLCCLLLPPAAASWSPQPRSNWCPYAVTRTVSCLVQNGTFLQRVFQGCRWPLPCSGGSYRAVVRPAYRVALRTVTALEWRCCPGHSGAACEEDPHSFLALRDTARPSAAPQRRTPLRPTAFSGCLNCSRVGELTARLATLEAQVARLSVAEASPSPAPKGADTGRLWGSPAAQGSPGDEGVPWGGETQRGATVGRDGRPGSRGPPGPKGDAGGRGASGPPGPPGPPGPPGRDGARGLPGERGPPGPPGPPAPVGPAIPRLADPRDPLLSNTFTEAARGIVGPMGPPGPMGPMGPPGPPGPMGLPGPPGPDGRAGAPGAAGPRGDKGDRGPQGHPGSRGQDGAQGEPGPKGEPGDKGTWGEGLHQLREALKILAERVLILETMIGLYEPEPGSGSGGPAVPGPPRGRRSRLPPTRGTTPSQDPPGGP, from the exons ATGGGGGGGCTCGCCGGGGGGCTCGGGCACCGCTGCCCGCCCCTGCCCCTGGcgctggggctctgctgcctgctgctgccccccgccgccgcctcctggagcccccagccccgcag CAACTGGTGCCCCTACGCCGTGACGAGGACGGTGTCGTGCCTGGTGCAGAACGGCACCTTCCTGCAGCGCGTCTTCCAGGGCTGCCGCTGGCCGCTGCCCTGCAGCGGGGGCAG CTACCGCGCCGTCGTGCGGCCGGCGTACAGGGTGGCCCTGAGGACGGTGACGGCGCTGGAGTGGAGGTGCTGCCCCGGGCACAGCGGGGCCGCCTGCGAGGAAG ACCCCCACTCCTTCCTCGCGCTGCGCGACACCGCGCGCCCCAGCGCCGCGCCCCAGCGCCGGACCCCCCTGCGCCCCACGGCTTTCTCAG GGTGCCTGAACTGCAGCCGTGTCGGGGAGCTGACGGCTCGCCTGGCCACCCTGGAGGCGCAG GTGGCCCGGCTGTCGGTGGCCGAAGCTTCCCCGTCCCCAGCACCCAAAGGTGCGGACACCGGGCGGCTCTGGGGGTCCccggctgcccaggggagccccGGGGATGAAG GGGTCCCGTGGGGCGGCGAGACGCAGCGGGGAGCCACCGTGGGGCGCGACG gcaGACCCGGCTCacggggcccccccggccccaagGGAGACGCAGGAGGACGGGGAGCCTCGGGGCCCCCAG gtccccccggccccccaggcccccccggGCGCGATGGTGCCagggggctccccggggagaggggcccccccggcccccccgggccccccgcCCCCGTGGGGCCGGCCATCCCCCGGCTCGCTGACCCaa GGGACCCTCTGCTCTCCAACACCTTCACCGAAGCAGCTAGGGGCATCGTGGGCCCCAtgggcccccccggccccatggGGCCGATGG GaccccccggccccccaggACCCATGGGGCTGCCCGGCCCTCCAGGCCCCGAT GGCAGAGCCGGGGCGCCCGGAGCCGCGGGACCCCGCGGGGACAAAGGTGACAGG GGTCCCCAGGGACACCCGGGCAGCCGCGGCCAGGACGGGGCGCAG GGCGAGCCGGGCCCCAAGGGCGAGCCGGGCGACAAGGGCACATGG GGGGAGGGTTTACACCAGCTCCGCGAGGCTTTGAAGATTTTAGCCGAGCGGGTTTTAATCTTGGAAACAATGATTGGGCTCTATG AACCCGAGCCCGGTTCGGGCAGCGGGGGTCCGGCGgtgcccggccccccccgcggcAGGCGCAGCCGCTTGCCCCCCACCCGGGGCACAACTCCCAGCCAGGACCCCCCCGGCGGGCCCTGA
- the EMID1 gene encoding EMI domain-containing protein 1 isoform X3, with amino-acid sequence MGGLAGGLGHRCPPLPLALGLCCLLLPPAAASWSPQPRSNWCPYAVTRTVSCLVQNGTFLQRVFQGCRWPLPCSGGSYRAVVRPAYRVALRTVTALEWRCCPGHSGAACEEDPHSFLALRDTARPSAAPQRRTPLRPTAFSGCLNCSRVGELTARLATLEAQVARLSVAEASPSPAPKGADTGRLWGSPAAQGSPGDEGVPWGGETQRGATVGRDGRPGSRGPPGPKGDAGGRGASGPPGKGGPPPGPPGPPGPPGRDGARGLPGERGPPGPPGPPAPVGPAIPRLADPRDPLLSNTFTEAARGIVGPMGPPGPMGPMGPPGPPGPMGLPGPPGPDGRAGAPGAAGPRGDKGDRGPQGHPGSRGQDGAQARSFQSLLRQQARLEVLARRVTLLEAIIWPEPEPGSGSGGPAVPGPPRGRRSRLPPTRGTTPSQDPPGGP; translated from the exons ATGGGGGGGCTCGCCGGGGGGCTCGGGCACCGCTGCCCGCCCCTGCCCCTGGcgctggggctctgctgcctgctgctgccccccgccgccgcctcctggagcccccagccccgcag CAACTGGTGCCCCTACGCCGTGACGAGGACGGTGTCGTGCCTGGTGCAGAACGGCACCTTCCTGCAGCGCGTCTTCCAGGGCTGCCGCTGGCCGCTGCCCTGCAGCGGGGGCAG CTACCGCGCCGTCGTGCGGCCGGCGTACAGGGTGGCCCTGAGGACGGTGACGGCGCTGGAGTGGAGGTGCTGCCCCGGGCACAGCGGGGCCGCCTGCGAGGAAG ACCCCCACTCCTTCCTCGCGCTGCGCGACACCGCGCGCCCCAGCGCCGCGCCCCAGCGCCGGACCCCCCTGCGCCCCACGGCTTTCTCAG GGTGCCTGAACTGCAGCCGTGTCGGGGAGCTGACGGCTCGCCTGGCCACCCTGGAGGCGCAG GTGGCCCGGCTGTCGGTGGCCGAAGCTTCCCCGTCCCCAGCACCCAAAGGTGCGGACACCGGGCGGCTCTGGGGGTCCccggctgcccaggggagccccGGGGATGAAG GGGTCCCGTGGGGCGGCGAGACGCAGCGGGGAGCCACCGTGGGGCGCGACG gcaGACCCGGCTCacggggcccccccggccccaagGGAGACGCAGGAGGACGGGGAGCCTCGGGGCCCCCAGGTAAggggggaccccccccag gtccccccggccccccaggcccccccggGCGCGATGGTGCCagggggctccccggggagaggggcccccccggcccccccgggccccccgcCCCCGTGGGGCCGGCCATCCCCCGGCTCGCTGACCCaa GGGACCCTCTGCTCTCCAACACCTTCACCGAAGCAGCTAGGGGCATCGTGGGCCCCAtgggcccccccggccccatggGGCCGATGG GaccccccggccccccaggACCCATGGGGCTGCCCGGCCCTCCAGGCCCCGAT GGCAGAGCCGGGGCGCCCGGAGCCGCGGGACCCCGCGGGGACAAAGGTGACAGG GGTCCCCAGGGACACCCGGGCAGCCGCGGCCAGGACGGGGCGCAG gcccgTAGCTTCCAGAGCCTCCTGCGGCAGCAGGCCCGGCTGGAGGTCCTGGCCAGGAGGGTCACCTTGCTGGAAGCCATCATCTGGCCAG AACCCGAGCCCGGTTCGGGCAGCGGGGGTCCGGCGgtgcccggccccccccgcggcAGGCGCAGCCGCTTGCCCCCCACCCGGGGCACAACTCCCAGCCAGGACCCCCCCGGCGGGCCCTGA
- the EMID1 gene encoding EMI domain-containing protein 1 isoform X5, translating into MGGLAGGLGHRCPPLPLALGLCCLLLPPAAASWSPQPRSNWCPYAVTRTVSCLVQNGTFLQRVFQGCRWPLPCSGGSYRAVVRPAYRVALRTVTALEWRCCPGHSGAACEEDPHSFLALRDTARPSAAPQRRTPLRPTAFSGCLNCSRVGELTARLATLEAQVARLSVAEASPSPAPKGADTGRLWGSPAAQGSPGDEGRPGSRGPPGPKGDAGGRGASGPPGPPGPPGPPGRDGARGLPGERGPPGPPGPPAPVGPAIPRLADPRDPLLSNTFTEAARGIVGPMGPPGPMGPMGPPGPPGPMGLPGPPGPDGRAGAPGAAGPRGDKGDRGPQGHPGSRGQDGAQGEPGPKGEPGDKGTWGEGLHQLREALKILAERVLILETMIGLYEPEPGSGSGGPAVPGPPRGRRSRLPPTRGTTPSQDPPGGP; encoded by the exons ATGGGGGGGCTCGCCGGGGGGCTCGGGCACCGCTGCCCGCCCCTGCCCCTGGcgctggggctctgctgcctgctgctgccccccgccgccgcctcctggagcccccagccccgcag CAACTGGTGCCCCTACGCCGTGACGAGGACGGTGTCGTGCCTGGTGCAGAACGGCACCTTCCTGCAGCGCGTCTTCCAGGGCTGCCGCTGGCCGCTGCCCTGCAGCGGGGGCAG CTACCGCGCCGTCGTGCGGCCGGCGTACAGGGTGGCCCTGAGGACGGTGACGGCGCTGGAGTGGAGGTGCTGCCCCGGGCACAGCGGGGCCGCCTGCGAGGAAG ACCCCCACTCCTTCCTCGCGCTGCGCGACACCGCGCGCCCCAGCGCCGCGCCCCAGCGCCGGACCCCCCTGCGCCCCACGGCTTTCTCAG GGTGCCTGAACTGCAGCCGTGTCGGGGAGCTGACGGCTCGCCTGGCCACCCTGGAGGCGCAG GTGGCCCGGCTGTCGGTGGCCGAAGCTTCCCCGTCCCCAGCACCCAAAGGTGCGGACACCGGGCGGCTCTGGGGGTCCccggctgcccaggggagccccGGGGATGAAG gcaGACCCGGCTCacggggcccccccggccccaagGGAGACGCAGGAGGACGGGGAGCCTCGGGGCCCCCAG gtccccccggccccccaggcccccccggGCGCGATGGTGCCagggggctccccggggagaggggcccccccggcccccccgggccccccgcCCCCGTGGGGCCGGCCATCCCCCGGCTCGCTGACCCaa GGGACCCTCTGCTCTCCAACACCTTCACCGAAGCAGCTAGGGGCATCGTGGGCCCCAtgggcccccccggccccatggGGCCGATGG GaccccccggccccccaggACCCATGGGGCTGCCCGGCCCTCCAGGCCCCGAT GGCAGAGCCGGGGCGCCCGGAGCCGCGGGACCCCGCGGGGACAAAGGTGACAGG GGTCCCCAGGGACACCCGGGCAGCCGCGGCCAGGACGGGGCGCAG GGCGAGCCGGGCCCCAAGGGCGAGCCGGGCGACAAGGGCACATGG GGGGAGGGTTTACACCAGCTCCGCGAGGCTTTGAAGATTTTAGCCGAGCGGGTTTTAATCTTGGAAACAATGATTGGGCTCTATG AACCCGAGCCCGGTTCGGGCAGCGGGGGTCCGGCGgtgcccggccccccccgcggcAGGCGCAGCCGCTTGCCCCCCACCCGGGGCACAACTCCCAGCCAGGACCCCCCCGGCGGGCCCTGA
- the EMID1 gene encoding EMI domain-containing protein 1 isoform X4, with protein sequence MGGLAGGLGHRCPPLPLALGLCCLLLPPAAASWSPQPRSNWCPYAVTRTVSCLVQNGTFLQRVFQGCRWPLPCSGGSYRAVVRPAYRVALRTVTALEWRCCPGHSGAACEEDPHSFLALRDTARPSAAPQRRTPLRPTAFSGCLNCSRVGELTARLATLEAQVARLSVAEASPSPAPKGADTGRLWGSPAAQGSPGDEGRPGSRGPPGPKGDAGGRGASGPPGKGGPPPGPPGPPGPPGRDGARGLPGERGPPGPPGPPAPVGPAIPRLADPRDPLLSNTFTEAARGIVGPMGPPGPMGPMGPPGPPGPMGLPGPPGPDGRAGAPGAAGPRGDKGDRGPQGHPGSRGQDGAQGEPGPKGEPGDKGTWGEGLHQLREALKILAERVLILETMIGLYEPEPGSGSGGPAVPGPPRGRRSRLPPTRGTTPSQDPPGGP encoded by the exons ATGGGGGGGCTCGCCGGGGGGCTCGGGCACCGCTGCCCGCCCCTGCCCCTGGcgctggggctctgctgcctgctgctgccccccgccgccgcctcctggagcccccagccccgcag CAACTGGTGCCCCTACGCCGTGACGAGGACGGTGTCGTGCCTGGTGCAGAACGGCACCTTCCTGCAGCGCGTCTTCCAGGGCTGCCGCTGGCCGCTGCCCTGCAGCGGGGGCAG CTACCGCGCCGTCGTGCGGCCGGCGTACAGGGTGGCCCTGAGGACGGTGACGGCGCTGGAGTGGAGGTGCTGCCCCGGGCACAGCGGGGCCGCCTGCGAGGAAG ACCCCCACTCCTTCCTCGCGCTGCGCGACACCGCGCGCCCCAGCGCCGCGCCCCAGCGCCGGACCCCCCTGCGCCCCACGGCTTTCTCAG GGTGCCTGAACTGCAGCCGTGTCGGGGAGCTGACGGCTCGCCTGGCCACCCTGGAGGCGCAG GTGGCCCGGCTGTCGGTGGCCGAAGCTTCCCCGTCCCCAGCACCCAAAGGTGCGGACACCGGGCGGCTCTGGGGGTCCccggctgcccaggggagccccGGGGATGAAG gcaGACCCGGCTCacggggcccccccggccccaagGGAGACGCAGGAGGACGGGGAGCCTCGGGGCCCCCAGGTAAggggggaccccccccag gtccccccggccccccaggcccccccggGCGCGATGGTGCCagggggctccccggggagaggggcccccccggcccccccgggccccccgcCCCCGTGGGGCCGGCCATCCCCCGGCTCGCTGACCCaa GGGACCCTCTGCTCTCCAACACCTTCACCGAAGCAGCTAGGGGCATCGTGGGCCCCAtgggcccccccggccccatggGGCCGATGG GaccccccggccccccaggACCCATGGGGCTGCCCGGCCCTCCAGGCCCCGAT GGCAGAGCCGGGGCGCCCGGAGCCGCGGGACCCCGCGGGGACAAAGGTGACAGG GGTCCCCAGGGACACCCGGGCAGCCGCGGCCAGGACGGGGCGCAG GGCGAGCCGGGCCCCAAGGGCGAGCCGGGCGACAAGGGCACATGG GGGGAGGGTTTACACCAGCTCCGCGAGGCTTTGAAGATTTTAGCCGAGCGGGTTTTAATCTTGGAAACAATGATTGGGCTCTATG AACCCGAGCCCGGTTCGGGCAGCGGGGGTCCGGCGgtgcccggccccccccgcggcAGGCGCAGCCGCTTGCCCCCCACCCGGGGCACAACTCCCAGCCAGGACCCCCCCGGCGGGCCCTGA
- the EMID1 gene encoding EMI domain-containing protein 1 isoform X1 → MGGLAGGLGHRCPPLPLALGLCCLLLPPAAASWSPQPRSNWCPYAVTRTVSCLVQNGTFLQRVFQGCRWPLPCSGGSYRAVVRPAYRVALRTVTALEWRCCPGHSGAACEEDPHSFLALRDTARPSAAPQRRTPLRPTAFSGCLNCSRVGELTARLATLEAQVARLSVAEASPSPAPKGADTGRLWGSPAAQGSPGDEGVPWGGETQRGATVGRDGRPGSRGPPGPKGDAGGRGASGPPGKGGPPPGPPGPPGPPGRDGARGLPGERGPPGPPGPPAPVGPAIPRLADPRDPLLSNTFTEAARGIVGPMGPPGPMGPMGPPGPPGPMGLPGPPGPDGRAGAPGAAGPRGDKGDRGPQGHPGSRGQDGAQGEPGPKGEPGDKGTWGEGLHQLREALKILAERVLILETMIGLYEPEPGSGSGGPAVPGPPRGRRSRLPPTRGTTPSQDPPGGP, encoded by the exons ATGGGGGGGCTCGCCGGGGGGCTCGGGCACCGCTGCCCGCCCCTGCCCCTGGcgctggggctctgctgcctgctgctgccccccgccgccgcctcctggagcccccagccccgcag CAACTGGTGCCCCTACGCCGTGACGAGGACGGTGTCGTGCCTGGTGCAGAACGGCACCTTCCTGCAGCGCGTCTTCCAGGGCTGCCGCTGGCCGCTGCCCTGCAGCGGGGGCAG CTACCGCGCCGTCGTGCGGCCGGCGTACAGGGTGGCCCTGAGGACGGTGACGGCGCTGGAGTGGAGGTGCTGCCCCGGGCACAGCGGGGCCGCCTGCGAGGAAG ACCCCCACTCCTTCCTCGCGCTGCGCGACACCGCGCGCCCCAGCGCCGCGCCCCAGCGCCGGACCCCCCTGCGCCCCACGGCTTTCTCAG GGTGCCTGAACTGCAGCCGTGTCGGGGAGCTGACGGCTCGCCTGGCCACCCTGGAGGCGCAG GTGGCCCGGCTGTCGGTGGCCGAAGCTTCCCCGTCCCCAGCACCCAAAGGTGCGGACACCGGGCGGCTCTGGGGGTCCccggctgcccaggggagccccGGGGATGAAG GGGTCCCGTGGGGCGGCGAGACGCAGCGGGGAGCCACCGTGGGGCGCGACG gcaGACCCGGCTCacggggcccccccggccccaagGGAGACGCAGGAGGACGGGGAGCCTCGGGGCCCCCAGGTAAggggggaccccccccag gtccccccggccccccaggcccccccggGCGCGATGGTGCCagggggctccccggggagaggggcccccccggcccccccgggccccccgcCCCCGTGGGGCCGGCCATCCCCCGGCTCGCTGACCCaa GGGACCCTCTGCTCTCCAACACCTTCACCGAAGCAGCTAGGGGCATCGTGGGCCCCAtgggcccccccggccccatggGGCCGATGG GaccccccggccccccaggACCCATGGGGCTGCCCGGCCCTCCAGGCCCCGAT GGCAGAGCCGGGGCGCCCGGAGCCGCGGGACCCCGCGGGGACAAAGGTGACAGG GGTCCCCAGGGACACCCGGGCAGCCGCGGCCAGGACGGGGCGCAG GGCGAGCCGGGCCCCAAGGGCGAGCCGGGCGACAAGGGCACATGG GGGGAGGGTTTACACCAGCTCCGCGAGGCTTTGAAGATTTTAGCCGAGCGGGTTTTAATCTTGGAAACAATGATTGGGCTCTATG AACCCGAGCCCGGTTCGGGCAGCGGGGGTCCGGCGgtgcccggccccccccgcggcAGGCGCAGCCGCTTGCCCCCCACCCGGGGCACAACTCCCAGCCAGGACCCCCCCGGCGGGCCCTGA